ATCTTGGTGTCAGGAAAACGTTGGGTAAGGTGGTGTGCCACTTCTATTGGCCGAAACTTAAAACTGATGTGGCAAATTATTGTAAAACCTGTGCTTTGTGTCAAAGAGTGGGTAAGCCGAATCAACTGATTCAGCCTGCCCCTCTCAAGCCTATACCTGTGATTGAGGAACCATTCTCCAAAATTGTAATTGAACTAGAAAGGGTCACCAATATTTGTTAACCATCATGTGTGCTTCCTCTAGATTCCTGAGGCTGTTCCCCTCAGGAGCATCCACTCTAAAAACATTGTGAGGGAGTTGATTAAGTTTTTCTCATGGGTGGGTATGCCTAAAGTAATCCAGTCTGATCAGGGTAGTAATTTCACCTCTAGAGTATTTAAGGAAATTTTGAGGGATTTGAAAATTGAACAAACACTGTCAAGTGCTTATCATCCTCAATCACAGGGTTGTGTGGAGAGGTTCCaccaaacaatgaaaaatacttTGAGAATGTATTGTGAGGAGATGAACTTAGATTGGGATGAGGCCCTACCCTTGGTGTTGTTTGCTTTGAGGGACAGTGTTCAGGAATCAACAGGGTTTAGTCCATTTGAATTGGTGTATGGACATGAAGTAAATGGGCCTCTcaggatgataaaagaaaagtggtTGGGAAGAGATGATCCACCCAATATAGTTAAATATGTGTCAAATTTTAAAAGTAGACTGATGAGAGCTAGAGAGATTGCTCAGGAAAACTTGAAAAGTAGCcaaggggaaataaagaaatagtatGATAGAAAGGTGAGATTTAGAACATTTCAGGCAGGGGATAAGGTGTTGTTCCCCCTTCAAAATGATCCATTCAGAGCTAGATTTAGTTGTCCatgggagatagagaaaaagataagtgaTGAAAATTATGTGGTTGCAACacctggaagaaggaagaaaaatctgTTGTGCCACATAAACATGCTAAAACCATTCCATGAAAGGGTAGAGGGTGAATGTGAAGTGGGAAGTAACCCTAAAAGTGTGGCTATGGTAAATGCTGCTGAGGAGATTGAGGAAAAGTGGGCTGAAGAGAAATTGAGTAAATGTGAAGGAGTGGTTTTAGAAAATTCAGCTGTCTTAGAAAACTTGGATCAAAAGTTGAGGCACATTAggttagaaagaaaggaaaaactgacTGAACTAATCAGGGGTCATGAGTCTCTCTTCCCTAATGCACCGAGGAAAACAAATGTGGTGGTGCATGATGTAGATGTGGGTGAAGCAGAACCAATAAAACAACATCCATATCGAGTAAACCCACAGAAAAGAGCCATTATGAGGAAAGAGATTGAGTACATGTTAGAGAATTATTTAATTGAACCCAGTGAGAGTCTGTGGAGTTCACCCTGTGTATCAGTCCCAAAACCTGGACAGGACTCTTTTAGATTCTGTACTGACTATAGGAAAGTAAGTATGGTGACCAAGGCTGATGCATATCCAATACCCAGAATAGATGACTGTATTGATAATGTGGGTAATGCAAATTTCATTACAAAAATTGACTTATTGAAAGGGTATTGGCAAGTAGAATTGACTGAGAGGGCAAAATCTATCTCAGCTTTTGTCACCATGGATGGCTTGTAACAGTACAAAGTCCTCCCATTTGGAATGAAAAGCAGCGGAAGTAGTTTCCAAAGGCTCATGAATAAGGTActgagagatgtgaaaaattgtTCAGTGTACATAGATGATATTTTGTTGTATACAGAAACTTGGGAGGAACATGTCAAATTGATTGAAGAAATTTTCAGGAGATTAAATGAGGCCAACCTCACTATTAACTTGGCTAAAAGTCAGTTTGTGCACAATAATGTAGAGTACTTAGGATTCAACATTGGAAATAGACAAGTAAAAACAGTGGAGGCTAAAGTAAAGGGTATTGTAGATCTCCCTCCACCGACCAACAGAAAAGAGATTCTGAGATTTCTGGGGGCTAGTGGATATTATAGATTTTGTAGAAACTTTTCAGATGTTGCTTTGCCCCTTACTAAATTGTTAAGTAAGAAGTAAAAATTTAAGTGGGATGAAAAGTGTCAGGAAGGTTTTCAGAAAATTAAGGGCATGTTAATTAATGCTCCAGTTTTGCGTGTTCCTGACTTTGAGAGGGCGTTCATTTTGTATGTTAATGCAAGCCAAGCTGGTATTGGAGGTATTCTCATGCAGGAGTATGAGGGAGTAGAACACCCTGTGGGATATTATTCAAGAAAACTGTTACCATACCAATGTTCATACAGTACTATAGAGAAAGAAGCCTTAGGACTTATTATGAGTTTAAATCATTTTGATGTATATGTGAAGGGCTCTGGGCGGCCCACACAAGTGTTTACAGATCATAATCCTCTTGTATTCTTGCATAAAATGAAGAATACTAATCAGAGATTGATGAGGTGGTGTTTAGTTTTGCAGGATTATGATCTGGGGATGAATTATGTGAAAGGAAGTGATAATGTATTAGCAGATGCTTTGTCTTGGGCACCATCAAGTCGTAAGGCATCCTAATTAGGTGCCTTATGCCTCTTTTGGGAAGGGGATGTGATGATATTACGTATATTTCAATAGAaatgtatgtattgtatttATAGTAACATTATTATGAGTTGTATATGTTTAAGTGTAGTgtgaattattattttgttttaaagcAAGATGTTAATAGTGACCCCGTGGCGAAGATATAAACATTTAGAGTGAAGCACGAAATCTTGGAAGATCTCTAAGATGGCGGGATAGTGAAAGGGTGTCGGGAAGGCTGGGGTTGTTTTGGCCAGGATTTGTGGTTGTTGAGTGGCTTTGGGAGGTCCCTCTTGTCGTTTTGTGGAATCTTTTGGGAAGAAATGAGATCATTATTGGCCACGTTTGGAGTGAATATTGAGGAGTTGTTTGGTGGTAAGGTTCTACAAGTTTCTGGCGGTATTTCATGGGGATTATTTCGGTGTTGTAAGTGCCTGGCAGATATtatttgtggttctggtgagaAGTGTATTGATCACAGATGTGAGTTAACATTGTGGAGTATAATCTATTGTATTATTAAAATCTAAGTTATAATATAAAGTAATTATTaagtattatttgttttttgtgttttcctaacATATAACCTCTTACAAATTGAGCTTAATAGGAGAGAATTTATGTTAGAGTTAAGGTGAGTTAATAAGGcgtttttgtgttattgttagGAATGGCTGAGTCAGGTGAGATATCAGATCTCTTAAAATCCGGACTCTTAAAACTCTTTAGGATGCCCAAGATTGCTTGAGTCTCCCTAAGAGCAACCGGGACGTAACATCTCCCAGTACCAGCTTCAGCTCACTGAAGATGGAGGACGATTTAGTGCTTTGTTTGGCGGTGGCTTGCTTAGCAAAGCTCAAGCTGAAACGAAAAAGACAGAAGCGTCTCTGGAGTCGTCAGTGGCttcaaaggaggagagaagagagtgtggCCTTCAGACTGCTTAGAGAACTACGGGAAGAAGACCAAGCAACACTCACACAGTAGACTCAATTGAACAAGCATCAATTTCAAGATCTGTTGGCCCTTGTTGCTCCTTTAATTGAAAAGCAAGACACAAATATGCGGCAAGCAATTACTCCTGCAGAACGCCTTACTCTGACTCTGCGATATTTACAGCCGTATTCTTAAACGCAATGTGGGATCCCAGCGTCCCACACCACACTGGTTTGGTACTCTTAAAGCTCTTCCACAAGTGTGGTGTGGGCCTACTCCACACTGAAATCCCACAAAATATTGGAATAATTTTGTAGCTGGATACCCCTGCCCACAATCATCCCCACATTGATAAAAAACATTgtaattagagaaaataaagcataAATGGCACGTACACTTTGTAATGAGATAAGAAAAGCGACCTAGATAAAAAATCAAAGAGTTTTAATAGTTTTTACATGCCGCAATTACATGTTTACAAGAGTTTAGCTCTACCGCATGGAGTACTGGAACACCACAACAGCGGGCCGCCTGAATCCCTTTGCTCACCTACCTCATAACCTCATCAGGTAAGGatatattatgtattttatatgggaattatttttgtttcttaataatataaaaatcagATATGAGAACCTAGGGTGTAAATTCACTTATACTGTATATATGGTACCTGCCAGATAACCGACCAAAGAAGtatacattttcttattttactttgtaTTAAGACATAAATAGGTAAGAAATAGGCCGTACTTCTAAATCAGTGATAAATCCACAGTTTAATCAGTGTTACTTGCAACCCAGTGCAACATAACAGACCCACCGTAACTGTCACACTCACTGCATTTGTCTCTCCATTTACTAGCTGGTTAATTGTTACGTTCTTGCAATTCTGTATCTAAATGGTAATTTTTACTTTAACCCAACCAGCGATTTTCTGATGTGCTTTACGATTACGTGATACACGTAGTTTTGTAGCTTTTTTCTGTCACAAATGTGTACTTTTCAATTTGTGGCTACTACTATCTCAAACTATCTTGGGCAACCTGTTGGAAATCGGGTTTCTTTAGCGAGAAACATCAAATCAATTCCTAATACTGATATAAAAGCTAAGGCATACAAACCTAACAACTTTATTAACCTAGtttagctaacctaacctaacctaacttgaactGACTTACCCTAATGAAGTAATGGCACTTTAGTAAAAAGAATTTTTAACCCGAACCTAaccaatctaatctaacctaacaactTTACCCTAATTACActaaaagatggaaggataaaaTTTACTCTGTAGGTAGCCTGTAGTGGAAATTCACGGTCATGGATTTCTCTATGTATAGTGGATACAACCACAAAAGTAGTGAATTGTTGGGGGTTCATTATTGGTAAAGCTGGTCTGGTTTGCAGAATGCTGCTCCACCCATAAACCCCaattttaatctaacctaagctaaatAACCTAACCCCCCCCCTCTTTTTTACTTGcagagggtaaaaaaaaaaacctagcctaaccttaccatacctcacctcaccccaaaTAAAACCACCAACTTTTAAAAAGTTTGTGATGCATTTGCGTGTTTTGAAATTATAGCAATTAAAATCGCTAACAGATGAGAAGTGCTGTATATACTGCAGTGCGTACAGGTTTCTTCTGAAATAATACCAATTCACCTACTCCTGTTATAATTTCTATGGTGctggttttgttgttatttcttttctttttatttttactgcttATCAACATTGGACTTATCTTACTCCTGTTATGATTTCCAGTATGTTTCCATATCTACGGGCTCAAGACTGACTGCATCAGCAGGCTCCAAGAAGGATTTTGAGAGACTGTATGGACCCCTTTCATTGCCACACTGAAGAAGACTGTCTGACTGTCTTGAGATATCTCAACCTGCTGTGTCTCGATGCATCAGTCGTGTATCTAAAGCAGTTGGAATGCTTGGCCATCAAATCATCAAGATGCCAGCACCTAATGAAACCCTGCAGGTGATGGAGCACTTTAAAAACATTGCTGACATGCCTGGAATCATAGGTTGTATAAATTGCACACATATCCAGATAACTAAACCTCCAGGAGATCGTTCAGAGACATTCcggaacaggaaaggaaagttcTCTATAAATGTGCAGGCAGTTTGTGGACCACAATTACAGTTTTTCAATATAGTAGCAAGATGGCCCGGTAGTGCACATGACAGCAACATCTTTAATAGAAGTCGTTTGTGtgcggagatggaggaaggaatacACAGAGGTATATTGCTAGGTGATGCAGGCTATGCTTGCAGAAATTTTTTGTTCACACCTCTCAGAAACCCACAGAGTGTTCAGGAGCGCAGGTACAACACAGCTCAGGTCAAAACCAGAAATTGTATAGAGAGAgcttttggtgttttgaagagGCGTTTTGCTTGTCTCGGTAAAACTTTGTGCATCAGTCTGGACAACACCTTAGCAGTCATTGTTGCAGCAGCTGTGCTACACAACATAGCCATTCAAGAAAATATTCCCCTGCCAGATGAACCTGAAATGGATCAAAACCATGATCATGAGGCAGAAAATTACCCTGAAATGCAGGCTCAGGTAAATGGTAATGTTGCAAGGCAGCGATACATAAGAGAATATTTTTAACACTGTTCTCGTGATCAAATGATGTAATGTACAAGTGCACAAAATGGAAATGAATGTACTGTCCTTCAGTAACTACACTGGTttgatttataaaaaaaactttgattgaTAAAATATTTATTAAATCCTTTATGAGTAACACAACAAATGAATTAATCactatagaataaataaataaatatttccatAAATTCTTTGAAGATCTGTTTGTCCTTAATTCTAACCACAGCCAACATGACATAGCAGACAATGAATGTTCaggtaccattttttttttttttaatgggagTGGGAAAatttgtgaaaaaataaatgcaactgAAACTAAAGGAAATACACAGTGATATAAAatcatccctttcttcttattttgccCAGTAGGGCCATCCAAGGTCATGTGCCATACAAGGTTATGTGAAACAACTGCAAATTATTCCAATAAGGTTGCCGAACAACAAAGAGAACAGCCAGATGAATGGGTGATAACTATCAACTTTTctctgagagaaaaaagaaaatgacagttTACAATGTAGTAGCAAGATGGACTGGTAGTGCACATGACAGCAACATCTTTAATAGAAGTCTATAGGGTGTCCAGTGAGTCAAGTTATATATGATTGGCATATAGTAGTTCAAATtaatagaagtaaaaaatacAAGGTCCTTACCTCAATTGCCTGTAATTTCATTGTGATgcacattatttcttttatttcagattgtgtttcTAGACAAAATGGTATTTATTTTACAGGAAATTTAGGTTCAAGGGTATATGGAACTGCAGTGCGAGCAACAGTAGCATGGTGCTGAGTGTTTCTGTGATATGCAGTATTAACATTTATTTGTACACTATAGGCCCTCAAATCCCTACAATAGTACAAATAAATGTTAATACTGCAGGTCACACAAACACTCAGCACCATGCTACTGCTGCTCTACAATGCAGTTCCCTATACCTTTCAACCTCAATATTCCTCATAATAAAGCTAAAACAAATTATGTATGGAAAAATGACTTTTGACTGAAAATCACTAGAATTATCATATCCCAGTATTTGTACCTTTACTTACAAGACTCCCTGTATATTACCAAATTATTCATTCATCACTGATTAGAAAGCCATTCTTCccaaaatattttattttctggtttACCAGTTTCTGCCCTGCTACTTGTAAGTTAAGGTTCTTTAAATTTTTATCCATAAGAGCAATTTCCAAATTAagggcttttaactttttttccagtttctagTATTTCACTTTTCACTGTCAAATTTTTAATATGCAtatcatgttcttttctttgcaaGCCCAATGTCCCCTCATAGCATTTGTCCTGAAAGGATACAGAACACATCCTTTTCCGAGGATTCATCGAAGCTAAGGATGATAAAGCTTCACTTGTGTCACCGGCAGAAGCTGAAGATGGTTTTGGATTACTGAGGGGGGCAACTGGTGATGAACTGCATGATGGGGTAGGAACGTTTACCACCACAGTTCCTTCTGCATTTTCTGAAATAccagaaagaacaaaatactGTAATTACCAAAGTCACATGAAGATTTCATGTGTTTGGCAAGGTAAGGTGTAAGCATGGAAGCGCAGTTTTTTTTAGAATAGGAGGGATTCCATCGCTGCACTATTAAACAGCTCAGCGACTCTATTCCATGCTTCATTCTTCTTTGTGATCATGGCATAGTCAGTTCTCTTTTCCATTAGAACGTCCTTGTACTTTTCTGTTATTTCAATAAGGAGACTGATCTTTTCTCCTGCGTAGCGTTTTTCCATCGCTCTTCTCTCTACCTTCTTTGCTCCAAAACATGAAGCGGTGTTTACCATGACGTCACTATTTTCCGTCCCAAGCGCAAGACAGACAAACTTTCGTCCCTCACACATACCAACCTTCCCTAGTCACAGCACCACCAATCCCACACCACACCGCGCATTCTAGAATACCAAAATATTGTGTGCCCCACTCGTGGTGTGGGACTACCCCACAATTGTGTAACTTGATGTGGGATTGATTAAGAATATGGCTGTTAGCAACAGGTATGTCTTTCAGTCTTTATGAGGTACATTGGTAAAATTGGGGAAGGCAATTTGGTATTATATATCTTACAAGTGTACTCATCTAAGCCAAATTCATGCACCCTTATGGGCGAGTGTTTTTAAAGAAACTATTGTATATAGTTTCTGTTCAAAATGTTAGTAGGGTGCACATGTGTAATTTTACCAGAAATTCTTTATAATTACTCCGTGTGATGTGTAATGGTGAGACATATATATACCATGTAAGGCACTGTAACCTTGCCATATTGTATCTGGTATTGTGAAACCAACTTAATTACCAAAAAATCATCTGAAATAAAGAGACTGGTGAAACAGTTAAAACCTACTGGTCTAAGTTATTTATGGTTTTGTTTAAGTAGGAAAGCTATGATTTTTGACATTGTAAGTGTAATCACTATCTGATTAAGTCTTGCTGTTCTTATTTTAGGAGAGCCTTTTTAACAGGAAAGagataatatacatatacacataaatatatacatagaaaATATTTCCATAAAATaatatcttgctttttttttcttttctcctggcTAAAACCTCTCGTACATCAGGCATAGTATATTTTGGCATTTTTTTAAATCAATCAAATATATCAAATACAATttagatttttcttctttcaggagAGTCGTATCGAtccctgtcctgccagttcagAATTAGCCACAACTTGATTTCAAGTATCATCCCAACATGCTGCAGAGCAATATATACAGTTTTGCATGAAAAGTATGTAAAACTGCCAACAACACAAGAACAGTGGTGTGCAGTTGCTAGTGACTACTTTTCACGGTGGAACTTCCCAATGTGTATAGGGGCACTTGATGGAAAGAGAGTTTTAATCAGTAAGCCCCCGAACTCAGGTTCTGAGTTTTATGACTACAAGAGTCACTTCAGTATAATTCTATTGGCATTAGTGGATGCCGATTGCAAATTTATGTATGCAGACGTCATGGCATGTGGAAGAGCCAGTGATGGTGGAGTATGGGATAGATGTACTCTGAAGCAGGCAGTGGAAAGTAATTTGCTGGATATTCCTCAACCAACAAACATACCTTTCTCGGCAAAGCAGTGTCCATGTGTTTGTTGGGGATGATGCATTTAATCTGAAAGAATACCTAATGAAGCCTTATCCAGGAAAGGATCAAACAGCTGAGAAACGCATCTTCAACTATCGCCTCTCCCGTGCCAGAAGGACAAGTGAAAATGCTTTTGGTATCCTTGCTGCCAGGTTTCAGGTGTTCAAGCAACCCATAAAAACATCACCTGACACGGCAAAAGATATCACACTTGCTGCTGTGGCGCTCCACAACATGTTACGGAAACATCAAGGCACGTGTACACACCACCTGGATTCTTGGACGCGGAGGATACCACCACTGGAACACTGTACACTGGGGAAATGCACCAGTACCAGAATGGTGCTGTAGGCAGTCGGTAGGGGCCATACAAACCAGGCAAAGAATGTTCGAGATAAGTTCAAGGATTATTTCAAtgacgaaggaaaaggaagttggCAAACACGTATGGCACCAATGCATTAGTGgaggactgctgctgctggtgtttgtgctggtgctgctagtgctggtgctggtgctggtgctgctgctagtgctggtgttgctgctgctggtgctggtggtgttagtgctactgctgctgctgctgttggtactggtgctactgctactactactatggaaTAATCTTTCTCAAGCATCTTTTTTTATAGTGGCCAGCTTGATCTTTTATTGAACTTCTTGTTTGGGTGTAAGGATAAAATATATCTTTATATATACTGTAACTTTGAAAATTTTATtttccacaaaaaaaataaacaagtaagatGCCTTGGAAGGTGACTGACAATCAGAgctaataaagagagagagagagagagagagagagagagagagagagagagagagagagagagagagagagagagagagagagagagagagaaagggtacaGGCAGACATGGAGACAGATCATATAGAATTATTCTCTCCTGCAGATATTTCACGTTTCATTTCTTTAATGAGATTTAAAACTCTTGGAATGAATTCCAATTTAGCTTCAATAGGTAAAGATTGAATTGCAGTCTCTACTATGTGCTCTATAGCAACATCCACTTTATcaaccttatttcttttttccatatacCCCCCGATATTTTGAAGGATATCCATAACTgggtccttgtcctcctttcttttcacacTGCGCCCCTGTGCAtgtgctttcttccttttaaggGGAGTTTCCATTAATGAAAGGCTGCAAGCACCTGATGATTCATGACTGCCAATCTCAGGTATGTTACTGGTGCTTGACCCACTAGGAAAGCCTCTGCACTCATTAGACCCTTGACTCCAGCTCCCACATGATTCACTGCCAAGAGGTTGGACATCTGGATCTGCTATGAGGCAGCCATCACCTTCAATTGTAAATATCtgtcagaagaaaaagaagtcttGTGATGCATTGTTACAAGACAAAGGTGCAACAACCTGAACATAAAAACATTCCAAAGGCAATCAGCTAACCTAATCACTGCCTATTCATGTTCAGAGTCCAGGTTATATTCCAGTGGCCACcaattataaaaaataaattatcatTTCAAAATGTTACTGTACTGACAACACAAAGTATCAATTAATGTATACTGACAGGTTAGCTATAAGCAACTGGAATCATGATTATACACCTAAAGAtatatttatttagattaggtTGATTAAAGGTCCTAGGTCTGAAATTGTTTAACCAAGTttgtgaatatatatttttctagttttgtttatttagtctTAGGTCTCTgtgtatatgtacacacacacacacacttactgtgTCTGCAGGAGGTATCACATATGTGGCTACTGTTGGTGTTTTCTCCAGTAGTGAATCAATCAAGAAAGATGCACTATCAAATAGTTGCCAGGGTCTCCCCGGGCATCCTTCTGAACCACTGGGAGcattcttcattttgttgtaAACATTCATGAAGTATGTCCTCAAGTTCTTAAACTTTATTCTTACATCAACTGAAAAAGAAATTTTGAtatatagaaatagatataacacTTAGGAAACACTTCTTACAAAGATAGTGCCTCCTAAGTCAATTTAAGGTACGGTAAGCTCTGAATTTTGTGCATTATatatgtaggttaggttaggttagtttatgcTCCCAAGCTTCCTTGAGGATTAGGGAATTTGGACTTTTAAAGGAATTTCCTTACATTTTAAGTCCATACAACATCACTCATATatgcctccctcacccccttctcCAAATCCCCTAAGCTTGCTTGGGGAATTTGGGTTGTGGATAGAGATAGGAAATATTGAGTGAAACTACAAATTTATCtgtaataattatattaataataataacttccaTATTCTTTGTTAATTCAGGAAACATTAGAGGTAAAAATATAACAAGATTCAGACTTAGGTGTAGCCAACATGTTAGCCTGGTTAGGTAAGAtcggtttaggttaggttaagttgaagaatgataaaaaaaatttaaaaaaaatgtaactgtaGGCAAAAAAATGCATCAGAAAAATGCTTTTTGGATTTTGGTAATTCTTcagtgtaacctaacctaatttaaaattatctaaccaaacctaacctaacctaaccaggctAATATGTTGGCTACACCCAGGTCggaatcttattatttttcttatctctactGTTTTCTGGAATAAAAAGAACCTTATAAAAAgttggtgttttattttatcctccaaaaatcaaataaataaacaaataaaaatatttccatcccccaagcttgttggaagGGTTTGGTGGATatgggggaaggagaaagggttgGAGTCACTCTAATTAACATTTACATTTCATATAGTTgggatgaaataatgaaaatactaaCCTCCATTCAGTTGAGATAGTTCTGTATATTCCTCCCAAAGTTCCTTGGCAATGGCATCGAAGGCAGTTTGTTTCACCTTTGTTTTGGAGTACAGTGCATCTTTATGGTCCCATAAAAATCTCTTCTGTCTCACCAACTCCAACAAAGAAGCCTCAGAAGTCCGAGTCCATGGAATCTTGGTACTGGTAGCCATCACTTCAAAAATTGAATCTACTGTGTGCGATGAGGCAAGGATAC
The window above is part of the Portunus trituberculatus isolate SZX2019 chromosome 31, ASM1759143v1, whole genome shotgun sequence genome. Proteins encoded here:
- the LOC123511335 gene encoding uncharacterized protein LOC123511335; the encoded protein is MATSTKIPWTRTSEASLLELVRQKRFLWDHKDALYSKTKVKQTAFDAIAKELWEEYTELSQLNGVDVRIKFKNLRTYFMNVYNKMKNAPSGSEGCPGRPWQLFDSASFLIDSLLEKTPTVATYVIPPADTIFTIEGDGCLIADPDVQPLGSESCGSWSQGSNECRGFPSGSSTSNIPEIGSHESSGACSLSLMETPLKRKKAHAQGRSVKRKEDKDPVMDILQNIGGYMEKRNKVDKVDVAIEHIVETAIQSLPIEAKLEFIPRVLNLIKEMKREISAGENNSI